The Zingiber officinale cultivar Zhangliang chromosome 9A, Zo_v1.1, whole genome shotgun sequence genome window below encodes:
- the LOC122018566 gene encoding abscisic acid receptor PYL3-like — translation MEEEYVRRHHSHEPGDNQCSSTLVKHIRAPAHLVWSLVRQFDQPQKYKPFVSRCVAQGDLEIGSVREVNVKSGLPATTSTERLEQLDDNEHVLSVKIVGGDHRLRNYCSIITVHPMVIDGRPGTLVIESFVVDVPEGNTKDETCYFVEAFIKCNLKSLADVCEQLVEKAKQPDA, via the exons ATGGAGGAAGAGTACGTTCGGAGGCACCACAGTCACGAGCCCGGAGACAACCAGTGCAGTTCCACCCTCGTCAAGCACATCAGGGCTCCTGCCCATCTC GTTTGGTCATTGGTGAGACAATTTGATCAGCCACAGAAGTATAAACCCTTCGTCAGCAGATGCGTGGCGCAGGGTGATCTGGAGATCGGCAGTGTCCGGGAAGTCAATGTCAAATCGGGGCTTCCGGCGACGACCAGCACGGAGAGATTGGAGCAGCTAGATGACAATGAGCACGTCCTCAGTGTCAAGATTGTCGGCGGAGATCACAGACTAAGG AACTACTGCTCCATTATTACTGTCCATCCAATGGTGATTGATGGAAGGCCAGGCACGCTTGTTATAGAGTCCTTTGTAGTAGATGTGCCAGAGGGCAACACCAAGGATGAAACCTGCTACTTCGTGGAGGCCTTCATCAAATGCAACCTGAAATCTCTAGCTGATGTCTGCGAGCAATTGGTGGAAAAGGCCAAACAACCCGATGCATAA